The Zootoca vivipara chromosome 5, rZooViv1.1, whole genome shotgun sequence genome includes the window ccctccctgcctcctgctacAGAGCATCTTTCAAATATGTGAGACGTGTCTATGGTCCACGGAGGGCAACCGCTCTCCATTCAAGTGGCCCGGGTTGCTGCTCCCTTTTAGAGGCTGCCAGCAAACCAGTTCCTTCGGGCACTGCTGCCACCTAGTGCTCAGCCCATAGAACAAACACAACCTCTTCTACCATTTCCTCAAGAGGGTCTCTCTGCTAACAGCTTCCAAAATGGCTGAGTCTCGCTGCCAGCGCTCCTTGTGCCCATCCACCAATGAGAGCTCTGGATCAGAGCAGACTTACGTAGGAGTTGGGGTCATTTGCTTCCACAGCTATCATTCATACTAGACAAAGTAACGGGTTGgcagctgttttttcttttgaggcggtagaggccccccccccaatgacgtTACACTTTGCATGCAGGTCACGTTTAATCCTTTGCATCTACAGGGAAGGGCCGGGAACACCcttcctgaaacccaggagagccatTCAGCAGCTGGTTTAGAccagggaacctttgaccctccaggtgttgaactacaactcccatcagccttagcaagcCTGGCCAAGAAGCAGAGGTCTGGTGGGATTTGAAGTGACAATGCTCTGGCTTTCCTGGGACTCTACACCTCCCTCCAGTCTCTTTCAATCCCTCCTCCCTTATTGTATCCACTTCTTGCACCTGTAAGCTTCCCTTGTCCTCTCAATTCAAAGTTTTAAAGAAATTATTAGCTCCTTCACTTTCTTGAGAAAAACAAGGAGCAGCCCAAAGGTTTTCTACTTCAGTCCTCCGGGCTTCCTGTTCCCACCCTTCCTTCTCTCACACTCAAAATGGTCACAAGAAGCATTTTTAGTTTTTGCATGCTAAAACCTTCCTTGTTGCTTTGTCCGATGTCATGGGCTCCCATGGActagagaggaagaaaacacCTAAAATTATCAGGCCGTCCAAAGGGCAGAAACAGACAGCCTGCTGCATTGAGGCCAACTAGCAGCATTTAATGTGTTAAAAGCCTAAAGCACATTTCCTTAGCTGTCACTCAAGAGCCCTGCAGAAAGCAAACAGGGCAAGCAACCAACCCCCTTACTATTTTGCCTTTGAAGGAATTGGGAATATAGATTCTCAACTTTGCAGGGCAACCAGACCATCACTGAAAACAGTCCTCAATAGGTTTTTGTTTGTGCAGGAGTCCATAAGCTTTCAACGTACATTGGAGTTCAACTTATTAACTGTGAATTCTATCCTTTTAGAGCTGCATTCCCTCAAGCTCCCCGCCCCCTGCAACCATCATGGGAAAATGGGAGCAGCCAACCAGGATTTATAAACCCCATCTTAGCTATATCCAGGCTACATCACAAGAGGGCAACACTTTGGTTGTAGAGGAATGTAGTTAGGCAAAGAGCAAAGGAGTAATTTATAGCTGGAATTTTCCCATTTTAGTCGAGAGACACAATTATGTCTCACTTTGAAGCCACCAAACCAACACAACGTTCAACCCCTCTCTCGCTAGCTGATGAGGAGCCGgggagctctaggcaggcaagagggacagggagcaatccagccattctgtgcaacacactaacacagtcacacacatactggtaagctcagtatcgagaagagggaaggagctctccctgcaattgctcaaggttattgagctttttgtgggggagagacaagagttcttgaggttttttttttagggggagagctctttcttttcttttaggctggcgatcacaaaggaacccacaatctacccgggatctaccagaaacgtcctggggatctaccggtagatcctgatctacctgttggccatgcctgctatatTTTATGAAGAACTATGATCTAATAAAGCTTTCATTATTTAAACAAAGAACTCTGCTGAAATAATTACCGCTGTGCATCAGAACCATGCTTGAGAAAAAAGCAAGTAAATATTCACTTTTGAAAATATTTCTGAGACCTCTGCCACCTGAgaaattcacaacataaaaaaatatatttgcccACTTTGTAAACCCCACTTGCCTGGCTAGTTTGTGGATTCCCCTGGAACTTTGCTGAGAAACACACAAGAAATCTGTTTAGGCCCTTTAATCTGTCCAAGACAGTGTGCCAAGACACAAATGAtaaaacatttttgcatttttacagcaaataaacaaaaaacaaaaaaggaaaaaccctACAGAAATGTATAAGGAAGTTAATTTTGTACATGGGGTAAAACGTTATATAAATTCATGACAAATGCACTGACACAGGTCAACTCCCACAtttcttgttgcttttttaaaagttcgTATGCGTGGCCAGGCAGTCAAATGGCTGTTTCTTCATTGAAAGGAATTTTTCCAAGTAGCTCTTAAGGGGGACTGCAACGCATCTTGGAATGTCCTCAGAAGGCTCCGTCATATTGGTAGTGACAGAATTaaaaaccccagagtcctttcAGATACAGGGACAAGCCACTCAGTCATCAAATTTTATCTTTTTCCCTTGTGGTTTGTGGTCGCCAccgcctcctctgcctcctctgaAGCCGCCTCCTCTGCCTAAAAGataaagaggggggagggaaagagtaatttaaaaaatcccagcTCTTCACACACCGCTGTAACGTGAAAGGACAAACGGCATCAGCACAAGTACCTCCAAATCCTCTGCCGCCACCCCGTCCAAAGCCTCCTCTGCCGCCCCGGCCTCCTCTGCCACCACGACCgaagccgccgccaccgccacgtTGCCCGTCACCCTTGGGCTTGGCAAAGTCGAGGGTCACTTTGTTTCCATcaatctctccatcctccatggcTTCCTTTGCTGCTTTGGCTTCTTCTGCGGAGCTGAAGTCCACAAAGCCAAATCTAGGAAAGAGCAGGGGACAGTTTCAACATTCTACCATTGGTGAAGAACTGCTTCGGATGGAGGGGTCTTTAATACCTGCAATCATCACTACAGCTCCCTTTGGAGGAATTCAAGGGCCAAATGACACACATCTAAGCAGTGCACCACAAAAAACTGAGAGCAACACAAGCATAGACACAACAGGTGCCCTTCTGGGTAGAACGAGGACTGCCCAAGTTATTTGCAATGCACCTGAGGCATCTAATTTCCTAGCCCACCTTCCTGCCAAAGGGACTAGGGATGTTAAACTTAGTTCGCTGACAGAACATGCCTGCTGAAACACGACTTTCAACCCTAGACTACAACTAAGCTTCAACAGAACAGCTGCTCTGCACTCTTGAAGTATTTAGCCTGAAAGAAGAGCAGCAAACAAGCCAGGTATCAGCTAACTTTCAGCTGTCCAGGAAATGCATACAAAAGGCAGATCTCCCTTGTAGAAGATGGCCagattagtttgtttttaaatgcaggtaAGCACCAGCTAAGGTTGTGCTCAAAGGCAATTGAACTACAATAAATATTACATTTAATGCTGGTATGGTAGTTCTAATTTCTGCATGGCTACAAACAATGCTGCTCAAATGCCCAGGCCCTGAAATGAAGGAATATTTCCCCAAACGTAGAGCCTGTacctacaaccctgagactaagagtctcctgctctaccctCGAAGCTTCTGACATCAACAGTCTACACTTGTGAAAGCCGCACAGATAGTGGTCTTCCCCGTCCTAGACTTAAGATATCCACACACTTAACTCCAAGCTGCACTGCATGCTATTAATCTGCAGGCAGGCAAGTTGCAGGGTTGTCCCACAGCAATGACAGTTGCTCATCTGAAGCAGACAAGGCACCCAAGGTCAGGGCTGCAGTTTTACTCTTCTTCTCGTGCGAATCCATAGCCTGCCACTGGATTATCAGCAGGAAGGAGCTCATTGAGAAGGCAGGAAGGTTGAGTTTACACAGAGATGCTCAAAGCAGAGGCCTAGTGGAGGGTGGGATCAAGGGGAGGTCAGCAACAGTGAGAGACTTTTGTGGTTGCCATCAAGTCAAAAACTCTGGGACAGCGGCAGCTTTACACCTAACCTACCCTTTGGATGAGCCAGTATCTCTGTCAGTGACTATTCTTGCGCCAACGGAGCCATCAAACGACTCTTTCAATGTTTCTTCTGTTGTTTCCTCAGACAAGCCTTTGACAAACAGTGTTTTGCTTTGCTCTGAATAAGAAACAAACGTATTTTTTTTAGCCCTGTTGATACAGCAATGGCAATTAAAacaccacccacccccaccctcaaatgATTTTAAGCTAGGGCACAGACAAAGACTTACGTCCAAATCCTCCTCTAGCATTGAAATTCCTGTTTTGTCCCCCTGGTGTGCTGAATTCCAGCCTGATTGTCCGGCCTTCAATTTCTGTGTTGTTGCAGGAATTCATTGCTTCTTTTGCATCCTCAGTTGTGGGGAAGTCTATAAATGCGTACCTGCGCAGAGAGAAGCCAGTCAAGTTAAGAAACTGAGTCACCTCTCACAGAGGTAGATGGGGAAACAGCTGGGTGCAGTGAGGAAAAGCACATCCAACAAGGCATGTTCCTTCCTTCGTTCAGCAGCGTAGATTCTAACCCACCTACCCCGTCCTCCAACCAAACAAGCATCAATCATTATCTGAGTCCAAAGGGACACTACAGCCAGGCAAGTGTCTTAAGGAGTTCCAACTTCCAAGGGCAAAGACATGTAAAGTTCTGAGGGGTTGCCTAGTCAAGGGAGAGGATTTAACCATCAAGTTGCCACATGCCTGCTCCTACATACCCTTTTGGCCTCCCCTGGTTGTTCTGTGGGATCCTGATTGCTGCCGCTTTCTCAAAGACTTCCTGGAGAGATTCTTCTGTCGCATCATATGAGAGGTTGTTCACAACAAGGGTCTTTGACTCTCCACCTGCAGAAAAGAAATGTTCATTCTAGGGTCACTCCAATATTTTCCACTGGTGatgattattcttattattatcatcatcatcattctcctCCATCtatgaaaaagaaagagctgCCTTTGACAAACTGTCAAAGAGAAATTTTTTGTTAGATTAGCTGCAGATGAGGTGCATGTGTTTGTTGTTAGCTGTCCTGGTTGCCCGTGCTAAGATGCAACGGCTCTCATGGAACTTTATGTATGGTTCAGAAGGCTAAAGAATTGTTTCCAGCAAAGATAAActcaaacacccacccacacttacAAAAAGGGAAGCTGAAGCCCCAGAGCAACCAAAGTTCTAAAGGGTCATCAGAAACCAACTAAGCCTCTTTTTGCAAGGCAAGATGTCACTGTAATGACCGCAGCTTCTTTGCAGTCACCATTCAGTGTTCTGTCATACCAAGCCGATTCCACCACAGCAGTTTACCTGGCTGTGCTCCTTTACTGGACTTTCTGCCATCCTGCTGGCTCTTCTCACCAGTGTAGTCAAGCATGATGGCACGACCCTCAATCTCCATCCCTTGCTTTTCCTCCATCGctttctctgcctctgcctccgatTTGAACTCAATGTAGGCAATCCTGAGGGATGGAGAGAACACAAAAACATCTCAAGTTTGTTCTGAAAGTCTTGGGGAGAAAATTATCTAGAAGAAAATAGCTAGCAGTGATATTAAACACCATCCCACAGGTACATTCATTACAATGaaccttggtaaaggtaaagggacccctgaccattaggtccagttgtgaccgactctggggttgcgcgctcatctcgcattattggccgagggagccggcgtatagcttccaggtcatgtggccagcatgacaaagccacttctggcgaaccagagcagcgcacggaaacgccgtttaccttcccgctgtagcggttcctatttatctacttgcattttgacgtgctttcgaactgctaggttggcaggagctgggaccaagcaacgggagctcaccccgtcacggggattcgaaccgccgaccttctgatcagcaagccctaggctcagtggtttaaccacagcgccacctgggtccccaggtaaaggtaaagggacccctggtgATATTAAACACCATCCCACAGGTGCATTCATTACAATGAACCTTGGAGGGGAGGGCAAAAACTCCTATGGGCAGGTGCAGCCCTGTTGTAGTACAGCACATTAGCTTAATATAGCATGAAATCAAATCTGAACATGTTGGGTAGAAGGGAGGGTCAGAATTTTAGAATTTCCTGGATAGAAAAGCATATGCAGAGTAGCTGGGGAATTCTGCTGCTGAATGGCAAGGTCCACAAACATGCAGCCCACACTCTCGTGCTAATGGAGCTACATACCCTTTGCTATTTCCATCCTTGGACACCAGCCTGACTTCCAGGGCATTGTCAAAAACTTCTTGCAGGTCTTCTTGGGTTATACTGTAAGAAAGGTTCTTCACAAAGATAGTCCTTGCATCTCTCTCTAAAAAGCAAAACATCAGAAGAGGTTACAGACCCAAAGTTCCTTGAACACTCACATTCTGTGGCACCTATTTGGAAACTTCACTCTATCAGGAGAGCTGCAGGAACATGTCCATGAGCAACATGAAGAGTCCAAGAATACCGAGCTTACCTTTCTTGTTCTCTTGGATGCACTCCCTggtctttgctttttccagttttATTTCCAAGCCCAAGAATTTCTTTCCATTTAGCTTAAGTGCTTTATCCACATCAGCTTCCGACGAGAAATCCACATATCCAAACTTCCTGCAGAACAGAAGGATTTATTTTCAGTGTTCAACCCAAATATCCACAAAGTAACCTGCTACAAAATCTAGTCAGTAAAGACAACAGCCTCAATATGGCATCTAAAAACTAGCAAGTCTATCCAACAAATACAAGAGTGATATTTGCAAGCAGGTGCAGAAGTGATGTCGTATTTTAGGTGATAACTGCTTGcagagctttaaaatgttttacagcAGTCTCATTCAAAATCTGGTGAATGTATTATCACCACCCATTCTTCTCCTGGGAAGAACCACTGTTAAGACAGTTGCTGTCGGGCCTCCTAACTCCCActggccccaaccagcatggccagagatgatgggagttgctgtccaacaacatctgttctTCACCCCTAGATCTAAGCAGTATTCACTTCCTCCTCTGAACCTTGTTAACATTGTCACAACAGAAAGATGTTTTAAAGTGAAGATtttactttaaaagaagattttcAAGTAAACTTAGTTCTTACTTTGAGTTTCCAATTCTGACTTCTTGCACTTCAAGATCCTTTTTGGCAAAGAAATCCTTGATTGCAACTTTCAGTTCCTCAAAGTCTTTGTTTGCATTCAGGTTGGCCATGAAGATGGAGAAGGCAGGTTCTACAAAGTTAACGGAAGATTACACGAGTTATGTAAACGCTTCTAGGAAATGACCACAGTAAGGGCTGGAGACACCTGTGAAGAACTCCTAGTGCACCAAGCTtgggaatcttccaacattcgctGTCATTTCCGCTGGTAACTATTCTACACTAAGAGTACACTGCACACTCACGGGAGTACTCACTGGGAGCACACCTTATCCTTCCTTTGCCCACCTCTTCTAGTCTCTTTTGCTCTTAATTGTCCTGCTCCTTCATAGCACCCTTTTAC containing:
- the NCL gene encoding nucleolin isoform X1, with translation MVKLAKNVKSLPKQKKMAPPPKDVDDSEEEESSEEEESSEEEMVPQKKAVTPAKAAAIATPNKKAATPGKKVVATPAKKAVATPAKKAATPLKKTPVPAKGAKNGKNAKKEESEDEEDEEDSEEDEDESEEEPAVPVKKTVQAAGKKPVATVAAISAKQESEDDEDDEDDEEDDESEDEPMEITPAKGKKAVLAKTAPVKVTPAKLSKEDSEDEEDDDEEDDEDEEEDDEEEEENVKEMSGKRKKEMAKQKGTPDAKKKKTEEPAFSIFMANLNANKDFEELKVAIKDFFAKKDLEVQEVRIGNSKKFGYVDFSSEADVDKALKLNGKKFLGLEIKLEKAKTRECIQENKKERDARTIFVKNLSYSITQEDLQEVFDNALEVRLVSKDGNSKGIAYIEFKSEAEAEKAMEEKQGMEIEGRAIMLDYTGEKSQQDGRKSSKGAQPGGESKTLVVNNLSYDATEESLQEVFEKAAAIRIPQNNQGRPKGYAFIDFPTTEDAKEAMNSCNNTEIEGRTIRLEFSTPGGQNRNFNARGGFGQQSKTLFVKGLSEETTEETLKESFDGSVGARIVTDRDTGSSKGFGFVDFSSAEEAKAAKEAMEDGEIDGNKVTLDFAKPKGDGQRGGGGGFGRGGRGGRGGRGGFGRGGGRGFGGRGGGFRGGRGGGGDHKPQGKKIKFDD
- the NCL gene encoding nucleolin isoform X2, with translation MVKLAKNVKSLPKQKKMAPPPKDVDDSEEEESSEEEESSEEEMVPQKKAVTPAKAAAIATPNKKAATPGKKVVATPAKKAVATPAKKAATPLKKTPVPAKGAKNGKNAKKEESEDEEDEEDSEEDEDESEEEPAVPVKKTVQAAGKKPVATVAAISAKQESEDDEDDEDDEEDDESEDEPMEITPAKGKKAVLAKTAPVKVTPAKLSKEDSEDEEDDDEEDDEDEEEDDEEEEENVKEMSGKRKKEMAKQKGTPDAKKKKTEEPAFSIFMANLNANKDFEELKVAIKDFFAKKDLEVQEVRIGNSKKFGYVDFSSEADVDKALKLNGKKFLGLEIKLEKAKTRECIQENKKERDARTIFVKNLSYSITQEDLQEVFDNALEVRLVSKDGNSKGIAYIEFKSEAEAEKAMEEKQGMEIEGRAIMLDYTGEKSQQDGRKSSKGAQPGGESKTLVVNNLSYDATEESLQEVFEKAAAIRIPQNNQGRPKGYAFIDFPTTEDAKEAMNSCNNTEIEGRTIRLEFSTPGGQNRNFNARGGFGQQSKTLFVKGLSEETTEETLKESFDGSVGARIVTDRDTGSSKGPLL